The proteins below come from a single Hyphomicrobium denitrificans ATCC 51888 genomic window:
- a CDS encoding bifunctional ADP-dependent NAD(P)H-hydrate dehydratase/NAD(P)H-hydrate epimerase: MNELLSTTEMAEADRLAAAGGVPSLDLMENAGRAVAEAALKLAADLSRPSARIVALCGPGNNGGDGFVAARHLRDRGFDVRVFLLGDRAALKGDAAEMARRWPLPIRPASPDALQSMNIVIDALFGAGLSRPLDGEAAELVEAVNASRIPVIAVDVPSGLNGSTGQSDGPVVQARRTVTFFRKKPGHLLMPGRDLCGEVIVAQIGIPDKVLETLKPSVHENRTDLWLSSFRWPEDAGHKYDRGHAVVVSGPALQTGAARLGARGAIRAGAGVVTLVGNATATAIIATQVTSIMVRSVAGPTALTDFLADTRRNAVLIGPGASVGAETAADVLAILRSSASVVLDADALTSFADGDNDRPQREAGMGFLVRNGDKTLNADSLFAAIKARSAPVVLTPHDGEFKRLFGDVGGSKLDRARHAAERSGAIVILKGSDTVIAEPEGRAAINANAPPWLATAGSGDVLAGFVVGLLAQRMPAFEAACAAVWLHGECARRFGIGLIAEDLPELLPPVLADLHSRKRR; encoded by the coding sequence ATGAACGAACTTTTGTCGACGACGGAGATGGCCGAGGCGGATCGTCTGGCTGCAGCGGGAGGCGTCCCGAGCCTCGATCTGATGGAAAACGCCGGCCGCGCCGTCGCCGAAGCGGCGCTGAAACTGGCCGCCGATCTCTCGCGCCCGAGCGCCCGCATCGTCGCGCTCTGCGGCCCCGGCAACAACGGCGGCGACGGCTTCGTCGCGGCCCGCCATTTGCGCGATCGCGGCTTCGACGTGCGGGTCTTTCTGCTCGGAGATCGCGCCGCATTGAAGGGCGACGCCGCCGAGATGGCGCGCCGCTGGCCGTTGCCCATTCGCCCTGCATCGCCCGACGCGTTGCAAAGCATGAACATCGTGATCGACGCGCTCTTCGGCGCCGGACTTTCGCGTCCGCTCGATGGCGAAGCCGCCGAACTGGTCGAGGCCGTAAATGCCAGCCGCATCCCGGTGATCGCCGTCGATGTTCCGAGCGGGCTCAACGGTTCGACGGGGCAAAGCGACGGGCCGGTCGTTCAGGCTCGGAGGACGGTGACGTTCTTCCGCAAGAAGCCGGGTCATCTTTTGATGCCGGGCCGCGACCTCTGCGGTGAGGTCATCGTCGCACAGATCGGCATCCCGGACAAAGTCCTCGAAACCCTGAAGCCTTCCGTGCACGAAAACCGGACGGACCTCTGGCTGTCGTCTTTCCGCTGGCCTGAGGACGCCGGACATAAATACGATCGCGGCCATGCCGTTGTCGTCTCAGGGCCGGCACTGCAAACCGGTGCCGCTCGCCTCGGCGCACGCGGAGCGATTAGGGCCGGAGCCGGCGTCGTGACACTCGTCGGCAATGCGACCGCAACCGCCATCATCGCCACGCAGGTCACGTCGATCATGGTGCGCTCGGTTGCGGGCCCCACCGCGCTTACCGACTTTCTCGCCGATACGAGGCGCAACGCCGTGCTGATCGGACCCGGCGCATCCGTCGGAGCCGAAACGGCGGCGGACGTTCTCGCGATCTTGCGATCCTCTGCGTCTGTCGTCCTCGACGCTGACGCCCTGACGTCGTTTGCCGACGGCGACAATGATCGCCCGCAACGAGAGGCCGGCATGGGCTTCCTGGTGCGCAACGGCGACAAGACGCTGAACGCCGACAGCTTGTTTGCGGCGATCAAAGCGCGTTCCGCGCCCGTCGTCCTGACGCCGCACGACGGCGAGTTCAAGCGCCTGTTCGGCGATGTCGGCGGCTCGAAGCTCGATCGCGCGCGGCACGCAGCCGAGCGATCCGGAGCGATCGTCATTCTCAAGGGAAGCGACACGGTGATCGCCGAACCCGAAGGCCGCGCGGCGATCAACGCGAATGCGCCGCCCTGGCTCGCAACCGCCGGATCGGGCGACGTACTGGCCGGATTCGTCGTCGGTCTTCTGGCGCAGCGCATGCCGGCGTTCGAAGCTGCCTGCGCGGCGGTCTGGCTGCACGGAGAGTGCGCGCGCCGCTTCGGCATCGGTCTGATCGCTGAAGATCTGCCTGAGCTTCTGCCGCCGGTGTTAGCCGATCTTCACAGCCGCAAACGGCGTTAA
- a CDS encoding cryptochrome/photolyase family protein, producing the protein MHDKPIVLWFRNDLRLGDHAALVAAVHTGAPILPLYILDDASPKQWKMGGASHWWLDKSLAALAGDLASRGGPLVLRRGDSETELLRMIEETGAAAVYFTRSYEPWAVALEQRLKTKLDDANVACRRFGGRLLREPEDMRTSNGGFYKVYTPFSRAIMKDLVPAKSVRAPERIATLEKQPKSERLRDWALHPQKPDWSKGFAAAWQPGEAGARKRLSDFVRTALKSYARDRNCPATPGTSRLSPHLAFGEISPAACWHAAAHAGGKTNGSDNAAETFLKELLWREFSAGLLFHFPELPEEPFRPEFSAFPWHGNAKHLKAWQTGQTGYPIVDAGMRELWATGYMHNRVRMITASFLIKHLLIPWQTGEAWFWDTLVDADLANNSANWQWVAGSGADAAPYFRIFNPVLQGEKFDPDGDYVRRWVPELAKLPRQIIHAPWKADSGTLMEAGVKLGKSYPNPIVEHGEARARALAGYEHIKNSH; encoded by the coding sequence ATGCATGACAAGCCAATCGTTCTCTGGTTCCGCAACGACCTTCGGCTTGGAGATCACGCGGCGCTCGTGGCGGCGGTCCATACTGGCGCTCCGATCCTACCGCTCTACATTCTCGACGATGCGTCACCCAAACAATGGAAGATGGGCGGCGCGTCGCACTGGTGGCTGGATAAAAGCCTCGCTGCGCTTGCGGGCGATCTCGCAAGTCGCGGCGGCCCGCTCGTGCTTCGTCGTGGCGACAGCGAGACCGAGTTGCTGCGCATGATCGAGGAGACCGGAGCAGCCGCCGTTTACTTCACCCGCAGCTATGAGCCGTGGGCAGTCGCGCTCGAGCAGCGGCTGAAAACAAAGCTCGACGACGCCAACGTCGCGTGCCGCCGCTTCGGGGGCCGCCTGCTTCGCGAGCCTGAAGACATGCGCACGTCCAACGGCGGATTTTACAAGGTTTACACGCCATTTTCGCGCGCCATCATGAAAGACCTCGTTCCGGCGAAATCCGTGCGCGCGCCCGAACGCATCGCGACGCTTGAGAAACAGCCCAAAAGCGAACGTCTGCGCGACTGGGCGTTGCACCCGCAAAAGCCCGACTGGTCGAAAGGTTTCGCAGCGGCCTGGCAGCCGGGCGAAGCCGGCGCACGCAAACGGCTTTCCGATTTTGTGCGAACTGCGCTGAAATCGTATGCGCGCGACCGCAATTGTCCGGCGACGCCCGGCACGTCGCGATTGTCGCCGCATCTCGCGTTCGGCGAAATCTCGCCCGCTGCATGCTGGCATGCGGCGGCACACGCTGGCGGCAAAACCAATGGCTCGGACAATGCGGCCGAGACATTTCTCAAAGAGCTTCTTTGGCGTGAATTCTCCGCCGGTCTTTTGTTTCATTTTCCCGAATTGCCCGAGGAGCCGTTTCGGCCGGAATTCTCGGCATTTCCCTGGCACGGGAACGCCAAGCATCTCAAAGCATGGCAAACCGGGCAGACCGGATATCCGATCGTCGACGCCGGAATGCGCGAGCTATGGGCGACGGGCTACATGCACAATCGCGTGCGCATGATCACCGCGTCGTTTCTCATCAAGCACTTGCTCATTCCGTGGCAAACCGGCGAAGCCTGGTTCTGGGACACGCTCGTTGACGCCGATCTCGCAAACAATTCGGCGAACTGGCAGTGGGTTGCGGGCTCCGGCGCCGACGCGGCGCCTTATTTTCGTATATTCAACCCGGTCTTGCAGGGCGAGAAATTCGATCCCGATGGCGACTATGTCCGCCGCTGGGTTCCGGAACTCGCGAAATTGCCCCGGCAAATCATTCACGCACCGTGGAAAGCCGATTCCGGCACGCTCATGGAAGCCGGCGTTAAACTCGGGAAATCATACCCAAATCCGATCGTCGAGCATGGTGAAGCCCGCGCCCGCGCGCTCGCCGGCTACGAACACATTAAAAATTCGCACTAG
- a CDS encoding P-II family nitrogen regulator, with product MKKIEAIIKPFKLDEVKEALQEIGLQGITVIEAKGFGRQKGHTELYRGAEYVVDFLPKVKIEVVLSDEMLDKAVEAIQKAAKTGRIGDGKIFISTIEDAIRIRTGESGRDAI from the coding sequence ATGAAAAAGATTGAAGCGATCATAAAGCCCTTCAAGCTCGATGAAGTGAAAGAAGCGCTACAGGAAATCGGCTTGCAAGGCATTACTGTGATCGAAGCCAAGGGGTTCGGCCGCCAGAAGGGCCATACCGAACTCTACCGCGGCGCCGAGTATGTCGTCGATTTTCTACCGAAGGTGAAAATCGAGGTCGTGTTGAGCGACGAGATGCTCGACAAGGCCGTCGAGGCCATTCAAAAGGCCGCGAAGACGGGCCGCATCGGCGACGGCAAAATCTTCATTTCGACCATTGAGGACGCCATCCGCATCCGCACCGGTGAATCCGGCCGCGACGCAATCTAA
- a CDS encoding thioesterase family protein has protein sequence MNLWLRLLWLLLTARRRGPVSLPRESSTLNFRVWPHDLDLSFHLNNGRYLTLMDLGRLDTMVRSGLWREVMRHNWTPIASAITIRFQRELRPFQPFRLETKLLCWDASLVVMEQIFVIDGGPRDGQVAARALFKGGLYDRKTRKFVEIAQLMALLGVSETSPPATSEVEAFLHADDQLKQAGRV, from the coding sequence ATGAACCTCTGGCTGCGGCTTTTATGGCTCCTGCTGACGGCGCGGCGACGCGGGCCGGTCAGCCTGCCGCGCGAATCGTCGACGCTGAATTTCCGGGTGTGGCCGCACGATCTCGATCTTTCGTTTCATCTCAACAACGGCCGCTATCTGACGCTGATGGACCTCGGTCGCCTCGACACCATGGTCAGGTCGGGGCTATGGCGCGAGGTGATGCGTCACAATTGGACGCCGATCGCGAGCGCCATCACTATTCGCTTCCAGCGCGAGCTTCGTCCGTTCCAGCCATTCCGTCTCGAAACCAAACTGCTGTGCTGGGATGCGAGCCTCGTCGTCATGGAGCAGATTTTCGTCATCGACGGCGGACCGCGCGACGGTCAGGTCGCAGCGCGGGCGCTGTTCAAGGGCGGCCTCTATGATCGCAAGACGCGAAAGTTCGTCGAAATCGCGCAGCTGATGGCGTTGCTCGGAGTTTCGGAGACGAGCCCGCCCGCGACCTCGGAAGTCGAGGCGTTTCTTCATGCCGACGATCAGCTGAAACAGGCCGGGCGCGTTTAA
- the glnA gene encoding type I glutamate--ammonia ligase, with translation MKNASDVLKFIKDKEAKFVDFRFTDTKGKMQHVTADVSCVDDSVFSDGYAFDGSSIAGWKTIEASDMTLMPDPTSAHIDPFFAQTTVVLFCDVLEPSTGQPYERDPRSIAKKAEAYMMSLGLGDKVYFGPEAEFFIFDDVKFSTDMYSVGFKVDSSELPTNSSADIEMGNLGHRPRVKGGYFPVPPIDSCQDIRSEMLSVLSEMGVSVEKHHHEVAAAQHELGVKFGPMIMMADHMQIYKYVVHSVAQAYGKTATFMPKPIFGDNGSGMHVHQSIWKGGQPMFAGDKYADLSQMCLYYIGGILKHAKAINAFSNPLTNSYKRLVPGYEAPVLLAYSARNRSASCRIPHVSNPKAKRVEVRFPDPGANPYLAFTAMLMAGLDGIQNKIDPGPAMDKNLYDLPPAELAKIPTVAASLREALDSLDKDRDFLKAGGVMNDDMIDAYIALRMEENMRYEMTPHPVEYDMYYSV, from the coding sequence ATGAAGAACGCAAGTGACGTCCTGAAATTCATCAAGGACAAGGAAGCCAAGTTCGTGGATTTCAGATTCACGGACACCAAAGGCAAGATGCAGCACGTGACGGCCGACGTCAGCTGCGTCGACGACAGCGTGTTCAGCGACGGCTACGCCTTCGACGGTTCGTCGATCGCGGGCTGGAAGACGATCGAAGCGTCCGACATGACGCTGATGCCGGACCCGACGTCGGCGCACATCGATCCCTTCTTCGCGCAGACGACGGTCGTTCTGTTCTGCGACGTTCTCGAGCCGTCGACGGGTCAGCCCTACGAACGCGACCCGCGCTCGATCGCCAAGAAGGCCGAAGCCTACATGATGTCGCTCGGCCTCGGCGACAAAGTCTATTTCGGCCCGGAAGCCGAATTCTTCATCTTCGACGACGTCAAGTTCTCGACGGACATGTACTCGGTCGGCTTCAAGGTCGACTCGAGCGAGCTGCCGACCAACTCGTCGGCCGACATCGAGATGGGCAACCTCGGACACCGTCCGCGCGTCAAGGGCGGCTACTTCCCGGTTCCGCCGATCGACAGCTGCCAGGACATCCGTTCGGAAATGCTGTCGGTGCTGTCGGAGATGGGCGTCTCGGTCGAGAAGCATCACCACGAGGTCGCCGCCGCCCAGCATGAGCTCGGAGTCAAGTTCGGCCCGATGATCATGATGGCCGACCATATGCAGATCTATAAGTACGTCGTGCACAGCGTCGCGCAGGCCTACGGCAAGACGGCGACGTTCATGCCGAAGCCGATCTTCGGCGACAACGGCTCGGGCATGCACGTCCACCAGTCGATATGGAAGGGCGGACAGCCGATGTTCGCGGGCGACAAGTACGCCGACCTTTCGCAGATGTGCCTCTACTACATCGGCGGTATCCTGAAGCACGCGAAGGCGATCAACGCGTTCTCGAACCCGCTGACGAACTCCTACAAGCGTCTCGTCCCGGGTTACGAAGCGCCGGTTCTGCTCGCCTACTCGGCGCGCAACCGTTCGGCGTCGTGCCGCATTCCGCACGTTTCGAACCCCAAGGCGAAGCGCGTCGAAGTCCGTTTCCCCGATCCGGGCGCGAACCCGTATCTCGCGTTCACGGCGATGTTGATGGCGGGCCTTGACGGCATCCAGAACAAGATCGATCCCGGTCCTGCGATGGACAAGAATCTTTACGACCTACCGCCGGCAGAGCTTGCGAAGATTCCGACCGTTGCGGCCTCCTTGCGCGAAGCTCTCGACAGCCTCGACAAGGATCGCGACTTCCTCAAAGCGGGCGGCGTCATGAACGACGACATGATCGACGCCTACATCGCGCTGCGCATGGAAGAGAACATGCGCTACGAGATGACGCCGCATCCGGTCGAGTACGACATGTACTATTCGGTCTGA
- a CDS encoding tetratricopeptide repeat protein, which yields MLRPLRLAQILVASAFVTSGVQAAEGVPQPSAAEQGAAQMVRGDVATAVTAYTEALRDTGLANDRRATILNDRAVANARLGQIKLALEDYNHAVELFPEYPVAYNNRGNLLVAVGQLDEAMKDFDRALVLAPGYAAAYSNRANAEMKLGKPAVAIRDFTKAIELLPASAPPLSGRGLAYLATDKPHAAIRDFSRAVSADARFATAYRNRAEARMTIGLRDDAIEDLSRAIAFDVNNTELYVVRGYAYLLNANTASALKDFSRAIELDPNASAAFEGRGLANSFAEASDEAYADLNRAIELDPRSPVAYAFRAVVYKQNNQPDIGAKDVETAIKLDPNSPEALWARGEIAEASGHADTAIADLRRVLQLKPSWQFAADALKRLGAPIDDGDDKPQPSLDIPKWHVVQNGKTYTAVSDDYGQIRVPLEMIGEGLPKLLDWEVKTAPYASYGILRFSGGSMPGKNGPEDTELAAIVDIAAAKVIAIQPNKQGARVATWTWDGDHLQVASVDGVTDEYQLRTVAVAAAAPVPQRRYDSWESRETRQRRAPKPKTIFDFLFGN from the coding sequence ATGCTGCGGCCACTACGCCTCGCGCAGATACTCGTTGCGTCGGCTTTCGTCACGAGCGGAGTGCAGGCCGCCGAAGGCGTGCCGCAGCCGTCCGCCGCCGAGCAGGGCGCAGCGCAAATGGTGCGCGGCGACGTTGCGACCGCGGTGACGGCCTACACGGAAGCGCTGCGCGACACGGGCCTCGCCAACGACCGCCGCGCGACGATCCTGAATGATCGCGCCGTCGCCAACGCACGGCTCGGCCAGATCAAGCTGGCGCTCGAAGACTACAATCACGCGGTCGAGCTGTTTCCCGAATACCCCGTTGCTTACAACAATCGCGGCAACCTGCTCGTGGCCGTCGGTCAGCTCGACGAGGCGATGAAGGATTTCGACCGGGCGCTCGTGCTCGCGCCGGGCTACGCCGCTGCATATTCCAATCGCGCCAACGCCGAGATGAAGCTCGGCAAGCCCGCGGTCGCAATCCGTGATTTCACGAAGGCGATCGAACTGTTGCCGGCCAGCGCGCCGCCGCTGTCCGGGCGCGGCTTGGCCTATCTCGCGACCGATAAGCCGCATGCCGCCATCCGCGATTTTTCGCGTGCGGTCAGCGCTGATGCGCGCTTTGCGACCGCTTATCGCAACCGCGCCGAAGCGCGGATGACTATCGGTCTGCGCGACGACGCGATCGAGGACTTGTCCCGCGCCATCGCGTTCGACGTCAACAACACCGAACTCTACGTCGTTCGCGGCTACGCCTATCTGCTGAATGCCAATACCGCCTCGGCCTTGAAGGATTTCTCCCGCGCCATCGAACTCGATCCCAACGCGAGCGCGGCGTTCGAAGGGCGCGGCCTCGCCAACAGCTTCGCCGAAGCCTCCGACGAAGCCTATGCGGACTTGAACCGCGCCATCGAACTCGATCCGCGATCGCCGGTCGCATATGCGTTCCGCGCCGTCGTCTACAAACAGAACAACCAGCCTGACATCGGAGCGAAGGACGTCGAAACGGCGATCAAGCTCGATCCGAATTCGCCCGAAGCGCTCTGGGCGCGCGGCGAGATCGCGGAGGCAAGCGGCCATGCCGACACCGCGATCGCCGATCTGCGACGTGTGCTGCAACTGAAGCCGAGCTGGCAGTTCGCGGCCGACGCGCTGAAGCGGCTGGGCGCACCGATCGATGACGGCGATGACAAACCGCAGCCGTCGCTCGATATCCCGAAGTGGCATGTCGTCCAGAACGGAAAGACATATACCGCCGTGAGCGACGACTACGGGCAAATTCGCGTGCCGCTCGAAATGATCGGCGAAGGCTTGCCGAAGCTGCTCGACTGGGAGGTGAAAACAGCCCCCTACGCGAGCTACGGTATCCTGCGCTTTTCGGGCGGTAGCATGCCGGGCAAGAACGGCCCAGAGGACACCGAACTCGCAGCCATCGTCGATATCGCAGCGGCGAAGGTGATCGCGATCCAGCCCAACAAGCAGGGCGCTCGCGTCGCGACCTGGACGTGGGACGGCGACCACCTGCAAGTCGCGAGCGTCGACGGCGTAACCGACGAGTATCAGCTGCGCACCGTCGCGGTTGCGGCGGCCGCTCCTGTTCCGCAACGGCGCTACGATTCTTGGGAATCGCGGGAAACGCGTCAGCGCCGCGCGCCAAAACCGAAAACGATCTTCGACTTTTTGTTTGGCAACTGA
- a CDS encoding L,D-transpeptidase gives MLRARTLAALLFAVLPIVPVSAQEIGTSENAGSAASATAAPEKGADATEAAAVEPKPKPKPLPPTLTASIDLTRQTMTVKVNGEARYSWPISSGVAAFATPTGNFHPQWTAKMWYSRKYDMAPMPHAVFINGGVAVHGTSHTKYLGSPASHGCIRLAPGNAATFYNLVQRHGYSRTRVSVHGRPNWKGGTQIASRSEEDRKPRYADSGSWFWGDSSDDSAYNPRFTRKKAPKGHVYIDGKLMKVYRRKNGEYVYRQAQRQVSPGYSNSY, from the coding sequence ATGTTGCGCGCACGAACCTTGGCAGCGTTGCTGTTCGCTGTTTTGCCGATTGTTCCTGTATCAGCTCAGGAGATCGGAACCAGTGAAAATGCCGGCAGTGCCGCGAGCGCGACTGCCGCGCCGGAGAAGGGCGCAGACGCAACGGAAGCCGCTGCCGTCGAGCCCAAACCGAAGCCGAAACCTTTGCCGCCGACGCTGACGGCATCAATCGATCTCACGCGCCAGACGATGACCGTCAAAGTCAACGGCGAGGCGCGCTATAGCTGGCCGATCTCGTCCGGTGTGGCCGCGTTCGCGACGCCGACCGGCAACTTCCATCCGCAGTGGACTGCGAAGATGTGGTACTCGCGCAAATACGACATGGCGCCGATGCCGCACGCCGTCTTCATCAACGGCGGCGTCGCCGTGCATGGAACTTCGCACACGAAATATCTCGGCAGCCCGGCATCGCACGGATGCATCAGGCTCGCGCCGGGCAACGCCGCGACGTTCTACAATCTCGTCCAGCGTCACGGCTATAGCCGGACGCGCGTCAGCGTTCACGGCCGCCCGAACTGGAAAGGCGGCACTCAGATTGCGAGCCGCAGCGAAGAAGATCGCAAGCCGCGGTACGCCGACAGCGGAAGCTGGTTCTGGGGCGATAGCAGCGATGACTCAGCCTACAATCCGCGCTTCACGCGCAAGAAGGCACCGAAGGGCCACGTCTACATCGACGGCAAGCTGATGAAAGTCTATCGGCGCAAGAACGGCGAATACGTCTACCGCCAAGCGCAGCGGCAGGTTTCTCCCGGCTATTCCAACAGCTATTGA